In Anopheles stephensi strain Indian unplaced genomic scaffold, UCI_ANSTEP_V1.0 ucontig9, whole genome shotgun sequence, a single window of DNA contains:
- the LOC118517259 gene encoding uncharacterized protein LOC118517259, with the protein MIIAAVLLSFLAHLMVEASPSWKALDPEQTLNAFKHCLDHHLPSGSDREKYKSLWLAWKMEPNDSITHCYLRCALTGLQIYDPQENAFKSERIPVQYQAYKNVSRAQQNEVTEYQQALAAANPKTGSCVDVYNAYLPVHNRFFKVCSQLYHGIIRPLKISQ; encoded by the exons ATGATCATCGCTGCCGTACTTCTATCATTTCTCGCTCATCTGATGGTTGAA GCATCACCATCATGGAAAGCATTAGATCCAGAGCAAACTCTGAACGCGTTCAAACACTGTTTAGACCATCACCTTCCATCGGGATCGGACAGAGAGAAGTATAAGTCACTTTGGCTGGCCTGGAAGATGGAACCGAACGATTCCATTACACACTGCTACCTGAGGTGTGCTCTGACCGGTTTGCAGATCTATGACCCGCAGGAAAACGCTTTCAAG TCTGAGCGGATTCCAGTTCAATATCAAGCGTACAAAAATGTATCCCGAGCGCAACAGAACGAAGTCACCGAGTATCAACAAGCGTTGGCCGCTGCCAATCCAAAAACGGGGAGCTGTGTCGATGTGTACAATGCGTACCTTCCAGTTCACAACCGATTCTTCAAAGTGTGCTCCCAACTGTATCACGGTATAATCCGCCCGTTAAAGATATCCCAGTAG
- the LOC118517254 gene encoding 37 kDa salivary gland allergen Aed a 2-like isoform X1: MLKEAIFISLCTLCFVAAVQVIIPQILDLKNLTIKISSHQGGTVKECEDKMAASLKSKLCEVRQYKLFESQDMYNHIDCCMKAVGFVNNDGSGDYHKLIKLLDKIKKSRKHGENLETCVGQSKRAGANQRAYVYYKCLLNTNSAETFKMAFDLRELIKAGKLPEGSSYGPEVDRLIREIDDKLC, from the exons ATGCTAAAGGAAGCGATCTTCATCTCCTTATGCACGCTCTGctttgtagcagcagtacagGTAATTATTCCTCAAATTCTAGACTTAAAAAACTTAACTATAAAGATATCTTCTCATCAGGGTGGTACGGTAAAAGAATGTGAGGATAAGATGGCAGCGTCGCTGAAGAGCAAACTGTGCGAGGTTCGTCAGTACAAACTCTTCGAATCACAGGACATGTACAATCACATCGATTGTTGCATGAAGGCGGTTGGATTTGTAAACAACGACGGTAGTGGTGAT TACCACAAGCTAATCAAGCTTTTGGATAAGATCAAGAAGAGCAGGAAACATGGCGAGAATCTGGAGACGTGCGTCGGTCAATCGAAACGTGCTGGGGCAAACCAGCGGGCGTACGTGTACTACAAGTGTTTGCTGAACACCAATTCGGCGGAAACGTTTAAGATGGCGTTCGATCTGCGGGAACTGATCAAGGCTGGTAAGCTGCCGGAGGGCTCCTCATACGGTCCCGAAGTCGATCGGTTGATTAGGGAAATTGATGACAAGTTATGTTAA
- the LOC118517255 gene encoding uncharacterized protein LOC118517255, protein MRWFNRRGSLLSQTVLLIVLACTSVAAQAVTDCVRLVPESARNTVCDVRQYRQTRGVDADRYVQCALAALGFVDESGSVQRSTVLSALDAVETHDGVYTDSVDACLSKAKKLTGAERSAVFFSCMLQTESSQNFKDAVDLQELRLAAKWPESDRFERSKVQQLMREVNKQLRC, encoded by the exons ATGAGGTGGTTCAACAGACGAGGTAGCCTTTTAAGCCAAACTGTTCTTTTGATAGTATTGGCTTGTACTAGTGTAGCGGCACAAGCAGTGACCGATTGTGTGCGGCTAGTTCCCGAATCAGCTAGAAACACAGTCTGTGATGTGCGACAGTATCGCCAAACGAGAGGAGTCGATGCAGATCGATACGTACAGTGCGCTCTGGCTGCATTAGGATTTGTCGATGAAAGTGGATCAGTTCAG AGAAGCACCGTGCTTAGTGCGCTAGATGCAGTGGAAACCCATGATGGAGTTTACACCGACAGTGTGGACGCTTGCCTGTCGAAAGCGAAGAAACTCACCGGAGCAGAACGTTCGGCAGTCTTCTTCAGCTGCATGCTCCAGACAGAATCGTCACAAAACTTCAAGGATGCGGTTGATCTCCAGGAGCTAAGACTGGCGGCGAAGTGGCCCGAGAGTGATCGATTTGAGCGGTCCAAAGTGCAGCAGTTGATGAGGGAAGTGAACAAGCAGTTAAGGTGCTAA
- the LOC118517250 gene encoding uncharacterized protein LOC118517250, whose translation MLGKMLLTIVLAWCVLSLGQAREETTVEECEKNIAPSLKSRICELRQYKTVQGKDMDNHMQCVLEVIGFVEDTGDVVFQDLLAVLKTIDSSPDHLSNLKQCNSEADRVDSTSKANTFYTCILGTSSSETFRKAFNYGGLTAADGQCTK comes from the exons ATGCTGGGAAAGATGTTGCTTACTATTGTCCTCGCCTGGTGTGTGCTCTCCTTAGGGCAG GCCAGAGAAGAGACAACCGTTGAAGAATGCGAAAAGAACATTGCTCCATCGTTGAAGAGCCGCATCTGTGAGCTTCGTCAGTATAAGACGGTACAAGGCAAGGACATGGATAACCACATGCAGTGTGTTCTGGAAGTGATTGGCTTTGTGGAGGACACTGGTGATGTTGTG TTCCAGGATCTGCTCGCTGTACTGAAAACGATTGATTCTAGTCCAGATCATTTAAGCAACCTTAAGCAATGTAATTCTGAAGCTGATCGTGTCGATAGCACAAGCAAAGCGAACACCTTCTACACGTGCATCTTGGGAACGAGCTCGTCGGAGACCTTCAGGAAGGCATTCAATTATGGTGGGTTAACAGCGGCTGACGGTCAGTGTAccaaataa
- the LOC118517252 gene encoding 37 kDa salivary gland allergen Aed a 2-like isoform X2, with product MRVIRATGANHCRNSSATASSDPLSPDETLFAHLRCFELFASKQSDDRDRDAYNWLGSNESYLQRTERTSSFVHCVLCRMRLFDESNVRFNVDLIRAQYNEYKPWLNLSEEAVGSFINDIEALGQLNNSSEDVLYDAFEPLFRNHSTAFFQLFLRDTAVLQNMHHDKALSVRKPNQTVVQFCELRMSAELWHDICHIRAYEISNHTDAMERHIACIFRGFQYLDRNSSIDEEEIGRDYELIGRLDEDTREYIQQCAINATQVMEIPKRSLAMYSCLLDGTHSDEFKEAFDYREIRSGNLTFILKNLPYERDQVKQQILALDKEHCNDHEQLAGRFTIN from the exons ATGAGAG TGATAAGAGCAACAGGAGCTAACCATTGCCGCAACTCTAGTGCTACAGCGAGTTCTGATCCATTATCGCCGGATGAAACACTGTTTGCTCACTTGCGATGCTTCGAACTGTTTGCCAGCAAACAATCTGATGATCGGGATCGTGATGCCTACAACTGGTTGGGATCGAACGAGAGCTATCTTCAGAGGACAGAACGAACGTCAAGTTTTGTGCACTGCGTACTGTGTCGCATGCGGCTGTTTGATGAATCAAACGTCCGCTTCAAT GTGGACTTAATCAGAGCACAATACAACGAGTACAAACCATGGCTGAACCTAAGCGAAGAAGCTGTCGGAAGCTTTATAAACGATATAGAAGCACTGGGCCAACTAAACAACTCATCGGAAGATGTCTTATACGATGCCTTTGAACCACTATTTCGCAATCACTCTACGGCCTTCTTTCAACTCTTCCTGCGAGATACAGCTGTACTACAAAATATGCATCACGATAAG GCACTTTCAGTtcgcaaaccaaaccaaacggtGGTACAGTTTTGTGAGCTACGTATGAGTGCGGAACTGTGGCATGATATCTGTCACATACGAGCGTACGAGATAAGCAACCATACAGACGCGATGGAGCGGCACATCGCCTGTATATTCCGTGGCTTTCAATATCTGGATCGGAATAGCTCTATTGAT gaggAAGAAATTGGACGAGATTATGAGCTTATAGGACGCCTAGATGAGGATACAAGAGAGTACATCCAGCAGTGTGCTATAAATGCAACACAAGTGATGGAGATCCCCAAACGAAGTCTTGCGATGTACAGTTGTCTGTTGGATGGAACCCACAGCGATGAGTTTAAAGAGGCCTTCGATTATCGTGAAATTCGTTCCGGAAATCTAACATTCATCCTGAAGAATCTCCCATACGAGAGAGATCAGGTGAAGCAACAAATATTGGCATTAGATAAGGAGCATTGCAACGATCATGAACAACTGGCTGGTAGATTTACGATTAATTAA
- the LOC118517252 gene encoding 37 kDa salivary gland allergen Aed a 2-like isoform X1, producing MQFSSHLAHLVLSLAPSLLTLFCSTVIRATGANHCRNSSATASSDPLSPDETLFAHLRCFELFASKQSDDRDRDAYNWLGSNESYLQRTERTSSFVHCVLCRMRLFDESNVRFNVDLIRAQYNEYKPWLNLSEEAVGSFINDIEALGQLNNSSEDVLYDAFEPLFRNHSTAFFQLFLRDTAVLQNMHHDKALSVRKPNQTVVQFCELRMSAELWHDICHIRAYEISNHTDAMERHIACIFRGFQYLDRNSSIDEEEIGRDYELIGRLDEDTREYIQQCAINATQVMEIPKRSLAMYSCLLDGTHSDEFKEAFDYREIRSGNLTFILKNLPYERDQVKQQILALDKEHCNDHEQLAGRFTIN from the exons ATGCAGTTCTCGTCGCATTTAGCGCATCTGGTTCTCTCATTGGCTCCTTCTCTACTTACGCTATTCTGTTCTACAGTGATAAGAGCAACAGGAGCTAACCATTGCCGCAACTCTAGTGCTACAGCGAGTTCTGATCCATTATCGCCGGATGAAACACTGTTTGCTCACTTGCGATGCTTCGAACTGTTTGCCAGCAAACAATCTGATGATCGGGATCGTGATGCCTACAACTGGTTGGGATCGAACGAGAGCTATCTTCAGAGGACAGAACGAACGTCAAGTTTTGTGCACTGCGTACTGTGTCGCATGCGGCTGTTTGATGAATCAAACGTCCGCTTCAAT GTGGACTTAATCAGAGCACAATACAACGAGTACAAACCATGGCTGAACCTAAGCGAAGAAGCTGTCGGAAGCTTTATAAACGATATAGAAGCACTGGGCCAACTAAACAACTCATCGGAAGATGTCTTATACGATGCCTTTGAACCACTATTTCGCAATCACTCTACGGCCTTCTTTCAACTCTTCCTGCGAGATACAGCTGTACTACAAAATATGCATCACGATAAG GCACTTTCAGTtcgcaaaccaaaccaaacggtGGTACAGTTTTGTGAGCTACGTATGAGTGCGGAACTGTGGCATGATATCTGTCACATACGAGCGTACGAGATAAGCAACCATACAGACGCGATGGAGCGGCACATCGCCTGTATATTCCGTGGCTTTCAATATCTGGATCGGAATAGCTCTATTGAT gaggAAGAAATTGGACGAGATTATGAGCTTATAGGACGCCTAGATGAGGATACAAGAGAGTACATCCAGCAGTGTGCTATAAATGCAACACAAGTGATGGAGATCCCCAAACGAAGTCTTGCGATGTACAGTTGTCTGTTGGATGGAACCCACAGCGATGAGTTTAAAGAGGCCTTCGATTATCGTGAAATTCGTTCCGGAAATCTAACATTCATCCTGAAGAATCTCCCATACGAGAGAGATCAGGTGAAGCAACAAATATTGGCATTAGATAAGGAGCATTGCAACGATCATGAACAACTGGCTGGTAGATTTACGATTAATTAA
- the LOC118517253 gene encoding 37 kDa salivary gland allergen Aed a 2-like codes for MIIVAVLLSFLAHLLVQASQPWKALDPEQALYVYKRCYEDHLPSGSDRQTYMTLWNAWRLEPNDAITHCYAKCVLTGLQIYDPQENAFKSDRIPVQYQAYRKITQSKQKEVTEYQNALAAANAKSGSCVDLYNAYLPVHNRFVNLSRQLYHGTVEGAAKIYAAMPEIKQKGESFHAYCEKRAWKGNKQSEWKNGCKYKLTGSPELKDAIDCIFRGLRYMDDTGLKVDEIVRDFNLINKSELEPEIRSVLASCKGSEAYDYYACLVNSRLKPHFKNAFDFHELRSADYAYLLRGKVYETPEKVKEEMKKLNTTVHF; via the exons ATGATCATCGTGGCAGTGCTTCTATCATTTCTCGCTCACCTGTTGGTTCAG GCATCACAACCATGGAAAGCACTTGATCCTGAGCAAGCCCTGTACGTGTACAAACGCTGCTATGAAGATCACCTTCCATCGGGATCGGACAGACAAACCTACATGACACTTTGGAATGCCTGGAGGTTGGAACCGAACGATGCTATTACCCACTGCTACGCGAAGTGTGTACTGACCGGTTTGCAGATCTACGACCCGCAGGAAAACGCTTTCAAG TCCGACAGAATCCCAGTTCAGTATCAAGCGTACAGAAAAATCACCCAATCCAAGCAAAAGGAGGTCACCGAGTATCAAAACGCACTGGCCGCAGCTAACGCAAAATCTGGAAGCTGTGTCGATCTGTACAATGCGTACCTTCCAGTTCACAACCGATTCGTGAATCTGTCCCGCCAACTGTATCACGGTACGGTCGAGGGCGCTGCCAAAATTTATGCCGCAATGCCCGAAATCAAGCAGAAAGGCGAGTCGTTCCATGCGTACTGTGAAAAACGTGCCTGGAAGGGAAATAAGCAGAGCGAATGGAAGAACGGTTGCAAATACAAGCTGACTGGCAGTCCGGAACTGAAGGATGCGATCGACTGCATCTTCCGTGGATTGCGCTACATGGATGACACTGGTTTGAAG GTTGATGAGATTGTGCGAGATTTTAATTTGATCAACAAGAGTGAGCTCGAACCCGAGATCCGCTCGGTGCTGGCTAGCTGCAAAGGAAGTGAAGCATACGATTACTACGCCTGTCTAGTGAACAGTCGCCTAAAGCCACACTTTAAAAATGCATTCGATTTCCACGAGCTGCGTTCGGCGGACTATGCCTATCTGCTGCGAGGAAAAGTGTACGAAACTCCGGAAAAAGTTAAGGAAGAAATGAAGAAACTTAACACAACGGTACACTTCTAG
- the LOC118517256 gene encoding 37 kDa salivary gland allergen Aed a 2-like codes for MNKLLLTVGLLWCLVSLGQARKESTVEECEKNIPDSLKDRVCELRQYTPVASDDMDKHMQCILEVVGFVNGNGEVNESELLSLLQRVDSSVPHAANMKKCVMEASNVGSGKKANTFYTCFLGTSSSTGFKNAVDYNELLRAGKMRLSDPFDVSVVARLIKEIDDGLCG; via the exons ATGAACAAACTCTTACTGACGGTTGGATTGCTGTGGTGTCTGGTCTCGTTGGGGCAG GCACGCAAGGAGTCAACCGTGGAGGAGTGTGAGAAAAACATTCCCGATTCGTTGAAGGATCGAGTCTGCGAACTGCGCCAATACACACCGGTCGCTAGCGATGATATGGATAAGCACATGCAGTGCATTCTGGAGGTGGTTGGATTCGTCAACGGAAATGGAGAAGTTAAT GAAAGTGAGTTGCTTTCGTTACTACAGCGTGTCGATAGTAGCGTTCCTCACGCGGCCAACATGAAAAAGTGTGTGATGGAAGCGTCGAACGTCGGCAGTGGCAAGAAGGCAAACACCTTCTACACGTGCTTCCTGGGTACGAGTTCATCGACCGGGTTTAAGAATGCGGTCGACTACAACGAGCTACTGAGGGCCGGTAAGATGAGGCTGAGTGATCCGTTTGACGTGAGCGTTGTTGCGAGATTGATCAAGGAAATTGATGACGGTTTGTGCGGCTAG
- the LOC118517249 gene encoding 37 kDa salivary gland allergen Aed a 2-like: MFRKVFSVALVTCGLLIIVQAAKKVEQCEKRIPDSLKHKLCQIRQYQLLEGADMEKHIDCVMRALGFVHPDGSGNYHALIEPLNAIDKDRKHGFNLETCGGNRNNLPKRKRAYAFYKCMLKSTSADSFKKTFDLKELVNAGKLSATAKYSPQVDTLMAQIDSMICK; the protein is encoded by the exons ATGTTCCGGAAGGTGTTTTCTGTTGCGCTTGTAACATGCGGACTACTCATCATTGTACAG GCAGCCAAAAAGGTTGAGCAGTGCGAAAAGCGTATCCCCGACTCGTTGAAGCACAAGCTGTGCCAGATTCGGCAGTACCAGCTGCTGGAAGGGGCCGATATGGAGAAGCACATCGACTGCGTGATGCGAGCGCTAGGATTCGTCCACCCTGATGGAAGTGGAAAT TATCACGCACTGATCGAACCACTGAACGCGATCGACAAGGATCGTAAGCATGGATTCAATCTGGAAACGTGCGGAGGAAACAGGAACAATCTACCGAAACGCAAACGAGCGTACGCGTTCTACAAGTGTATGCTAAAGTCAACTTCTGCCGATTCGTTCAAGAAAACTTTCGATCTGAAGGAGTTGGTGAATGCGGGCAAACTTTCGGCCACAGCCAAGTATAGCCCCCAGGTGGACACACTGATGGCGCAGATTGATAGTATGATTTGCAAGTAA
- the LOC118517254 gene encoding 37 kDa salivary gland allergen Aed a 2-like isoform X2, whose translation MLKEAIFISLCTLCFVAAVQGGTVKECEDKMAASLKSKLCEVRQYKLFESQDMYNHIDCCMKAVGFVNNDGSGDYHKLIKLLDKIKKSRKHGENLETCVGQSKRAGANQRAYVYYKCLLNTNSAETFKMAFDLRELIKAGKLPEGSSYGPEVDRLIREIDDKLC comes from the exons ATGCTAAAGGAAGCGATCTTCATCTCCTTATGCACGCTCTGctttgtagcagcagtacag GGTGGTACGGTAAAAGAATGTGAGGATAAGATGGCAGCGTCGCTGAAGAGCAAACTGTGCGAGGTTCGTCAGTACAAACTCTTCGAATCACAGGACATGTACAATCACATCGATTGTTGCATGAAGGCGGTTGGATTTGTAAACAACGACGGTAGTGGTGAT TACCACAAGCTAATCAAGCTTTTGGATAAGATCAAGAAGAGCAGGAAACATGGCGAGAATCTGGAGACGTGCGTCGGTCAATCGAAACGTGCTGGGGCAAACCAGCGGGCGTACGTGTACTACAAGTGTTTGCTGAACACCAATTCGGCGGAAACGTTTAAGATGGCGTTCGATCTGCGGGAACTGATCAAGGCTGGTAAGCTGCCGGAGGGCTCCTCATACGGTCCCGAAGTCGATCGGTTGATTAGGGAAATTGATGACAAGTTATGTTAA
- the LOC118517258 gene encoding 37 kDa salivary gland allergen Aed a 2-like: MLKEAIFISLSALCLVAVVQGGTIKECESKMAASLKKKLCQVRQYKLFETTDMYSHIDCCMKAVDFVEKDGTGDYHKLYELLNNIEEHRKHDINLETCVGESMDAQANQRAYAFYKCLLKSTSADAFKKAFDLRELIKANKLPPGTRYSSEIDKQMKKIDDNICKL; this comes from the exons ATGCTAAAGGAAGCGATCTTCATCTCCTTATCCGCACTCTGCTTAGTAGCAGTAGTCCAG GGTGGTACGATAAAAGAATGTGAGAGCAAGATGGCAGCGTcgttgaagaaaaaattgtgccAAGTGCGTCAGTACAAACTCTTCGAAACAACGGACATGTACAGTCACATCGATTGTTGCATGAAGGCGGTCGATTTTGTGGAGAAAGATGGAACTGGAGAT TATCACAAGCTGTATGAGCTGCTAAATAACATCGAGGAGCATCGTAAACATGATATAAATCTGGAGACGTGCGTCGGTGAATCTATGGACGCTCAGGCAAACCAGCGGGCGTACGCGTTCTACAAGTGTTTGCTGAAATCCACCTCGGCTGATGCGTTCAAGAAGGCGTTTGATTTGAGGGAACTGATCAAGGCTAACAAGCTTCCACCGGGCACCAGATACAGCTCGGAGATCGACAAGCAGATGAAGAAAATTGATGACAACATATGTAAGTTGTAA